One part of the Lytechinus pictus isolate F3 Inbred chromosome 3, Lp3.0, whole genome shotgun sequence genome encodes these proteins:
- the LOC135153466 gene encoding uncharacterized protein LOC135153466, which yields MTLPLLSGFKHNHDTAAVLIDLEGAFDNVWREAVLYKLAKAGISGRLLLSISSFFRDRYCRCLVNTVRTDWQETSVGVPQGSVIAPILFIIAINDVSPHLGNHIKYADDITLWETSNCLHTAVANLEVKLQQLEKWCNTWRFSVNTSKTNVMCFSKRGHKDIAVHMGSHRLTQVNECRCLGVILDENLRFSSQVETAASKAMRALCKISALTSHTAGASMELMLLLYSACIRPHLEFAYPVWCTVRSISALERVQNLALRMATGTFVHCSSDAVEVMSHTLPLDIRLREILARTLCQYILSKEETDNFRVLVQSLLGDPAFSRGPRSTPLCLMTRALKDLNVSLQVNDPGSQPIEDMSDILSCRMEEDRIEWRNLGNSRDRSSEQKDQALKLATDFILSLNTDTIIFTDGSALSNPGPCGAGIVIYWTGLNCIPTCIGKPVARNSSSFHAEMVAIETAVEHVTLKKPALVDQVVHILTDCQSAVMAMTSSLHSSSFPEVVSRTNKNITLLRSRGTTVTITWIAGHANIMGNELADQLAKDAALEAASSSSLASAITLHKESAKTMRKNTEKLWQRRWDRSTKGRWTYQLQPTVARKSAHSSLPRSTEVKLMRMLTGHTKLNDNMHRIFPHNHPSPNCSCNRDRETIEHVLLHCSLYESSRLKMIQTIEIGYSKTNTPYHLREISVVTLLGFNPAMTKQMQSIIRASVVAFVSSTSANI from the coding sequence ATGACTCTCCCTTTACTGAGTGGTTTCAAACACAACCACGACACTGCTGCTGTTCTGATCGACCTTGAAGGTGCCTTCGACAACGTATGGAGAGAAGCAGTCCTCTATAAACTGGCCAAAGCCGGTATCTCTGGGAGACTGTTGTTGTCTATCTCCAGTTTTTTCAGAGACAGATACTGCAGATGCCTTGTTAACACTGTCAGAACAGATTGGCAAGAGACAAGTGTAGGAGTTCCTCAGGGTTCGGTCATTGCTCCGATCCTTTTCATCATTGCAATCAATGATGTTTCTCCACATCTAGGCAATCACATCAAGTATGCTGATGATATCACCCTATGGGAGACAAGCAACTGCCTGCATACTGCGGTTGCGAATCTGGAAGTCAAGTTGCAACAGCTAGAAAAGTGGTGCAATACCTGGCGTTTCTCGGTCAACACCTCAAAGACTAATGTCATGTGCTTCAGTAAAAGAGGTCACAAGGACATTGCAGTACACATGGGCAGCCATCGCCTCACCCAAGTAAATGAGTGCAGATGTCTAGGTGTCATCTTGGACGAGAATCTGCGTTTCAGTAGTCAAGTTGAAACAGCAGCTTCAAAAGCCATGAGAGCACTTTGCAAGATCTCTGCCTTAACATCACACACTGCTGGTGCCAGCATGGAACTCATGCTTCTATTGTACTCGGCATGTATTCGACCGCACCTGGAGTTTGCCTACCCTGTATGGTGTACAGTCAGGTCCATCTCGGCGCTGGAAAGAGTTCAAAATCTTGCGCTTCGAATGGCCACAGGGACCTTTGTTCACTGCTCTTCTGATGCTGTGGAAGTAATGTCTCACACTCTTCCTCTTGACATAAGACTACGTGAAATACTTGCGAGAACCTTGTGCCAGTACATTCTTAGTAAGGAAGAAACAGATAACTTCAGGGTATTAGTCCAAAGTCTCTTGGGTGATCCAGCATTCTCACGTGGACCCAGAAGCACCCCTCTCTGCTTGATGACCAGGGCCCTTAAAGATCTGAATGTCAGCCTACAGGTAAACGATCCTGGCTCCCAACCTATCGAAGATATGTCTGACATCCTCTCGTGCAGAATGGAAGAGGATCGCATTGAGTGGAGAAACCTTGGAAATAGTAGAGACAGAAGTAGTGAGCAGAAGGACCAGGCTCTGAAGTTGGCGACTGATTTCATTCTAAGTCTCAATACCGATACTATCATCTTCACAGATGGGTCTGCATTGTCGAACCCAGGTCCTTGCGGAGCAGGCATTGTCATCTACTGGACAGGACTGAACTGCATACCAACCTGCATCGGCAAGCCTGTTGCTAGAAATTCGAGTAGCTTTCATGCTGAAATGGTCGCCATAGAAACAGCTGTGGAACATGTCACCCTGAAGAAACCAGCCCTAGTCGATCAGGTAGTGCACATTCTCACTGACTGTCAAAGTGCTGTCATGGCCATGACCAGTTCTCTCCACTCTTCATCGTTCCCAGAGGTTGTGTCTCGCACTAATAAAAACATCACTCTTCTAAGAAGTAGAGGCACTACTGTCACCATCACATGGATCGCTGGGCATGCAAATATCATGGGAAATGAACTTGCTGACCAACTAGCCAAGGATGCTGCTTTGGAAGCTGCAAGCTCATCATCATTAGCTTCTGCAATTACTCTGCACAAGGAAAGTGCCAAGACTATGCGTAAGAACACTGAGAAGCTCTGGCAACGACGATGGGACAGATCTACAAAAGGAAGATGGACATACCAACTCCAGCCCACAGTTGCCAGGAAGAGTGCACACAGCTCTCTTCCAAGATCCACAGAAGTGAAGCTGATGAGGATGCTCACAGGACATACCAAACTCAATGACAATATGCACAGAATTTTCCCTCACAACCACCCTTCACCTAACTGCAGTTGCAACAGAGACAGGGAAACTATAGAGCATGTCCTTCTCCACTGTTCACTCTATGAGTCCAGTAGACTGAAGATGATACAGACCATAGAGATAGGATACAGCAAAACTAACACTCCATACCATCTCAGAGAGATCTCGGTGGTCACCCTCCTGGGCTTCAACCCTGCAATGACCAAGCAAATGCAATCTATTATTAGAGCATCGGTGGTAGCATTTGTCTCATCCACCAGTGCTAACATCTAG